The genomic segment TGTTTCCACCGGCTGTTGGGTGATTTCGAAGACATTTTCTACGGATTGGATGCGCGCGGCTATTTGCTGCGGATTTATTATGAACTCGGCAACCAAATCGGCCTGGAGTCGCTGCTGGAAAGCTACCGCATGTACATCAAGCGCAACCCCGCGCTCACGCCCGCCCGCAGGGAAAGCCACAGCGAATTCATCCGCTACGTCCGCCGCCTCACCCATGTCAATCCGCACGACGAAGCCGCCCTCACCCGCCTGGAAACAGAAATCCAACAAGGCACCCGCATTCCCGCCACCGCTTGGCTCCTCCAAAAAGTGCAAGCCCTGAAGCGACGGTAATATTGAAGCGGCGGCAGTGATGAAGCGTCGGCCTCCGGCCGAACGCTGATCGACCGCACGCCTCCGGCGTAATAAAGAAAGTTCCAAGATGCTGAAAATGAAAAGATAAGCGTCACAGAAGCGGCGGCCAAGTTTTGAAGCGGCGGCCTCCGGCCGAACGCTGACCCTGCAGCAAAGCCTCCGGCTTGCGAATGTCATCAAGCGCATCACGACCTTTTTTACCCAAAAACAGAAACAGCCCATCGGTTCCCCGACAGGCCATTCCCAAAAAATCATTCCCAAGAAAACCAACTCACTCGCGCAGTACCCGCTGACGGAACTTCACCACCTTCCCCGACAAAACCTCCGCGCAATAAACCCCGGGCGCAAGCCCCGCGATATCCGCCAGCCCAATTCCGCCCACATCCGTCAACGCAAACTCCACCGACCGTCCATCCATTCCGGTGAAGCGCAAAGCGTCAGCCCCGCCATCGGCACCCACAAATTCCCTGAAGTCGGATTCGGATAACAAACCAACCGTTCCGCAGACGCCGAATACACGGGCTCCGCCACCGGCGCGGCCATTTTCAAATCCACATTGTCCACGATCACGATCCCATCTACAGCGACCACGAGGCTATTCGCAGCCACATTGTTGAATGCCGAAACCAAGGGAAACGAGAAGGCAAACCCATTTCCCGACTGCGGCAAATGGTCGCTCAACACCAATTCAACGTGCAAAATCCGCGTGCTCCCATCCACCGAAACGGATTGCGAAACCTCAACATCGTCAAACAGCCACGATCCCGCCACCGCAATCGCCAGCGAACTCGTCGGCAAAACGGCCTCGTCGCTCAAGGTAATGTCCAGCTTGAGCCCCAACACGTCCGCCGCCGGCGAAGCCACGCTGCCCAGCTCAAAGGAAAACGTCCCCGTCTGATTGGCATTCAACGTCCCGCCCGAGACATCGTGATCATTCGCAAAACTCGCCAAATCGACTTCAAACGTCGCCTGCGCCATCGACCGAAGCGGCAAAAACCCCATCAGGAAGCAGCAAACGAATACAACAAACTTTGTGAACGGGACAAAGGTCCCCCCGATCCGGGCATCATTCGCCTGGATCAACTTTTTAGGTTGATACATAAAGACTATTGGTTAAAGTGTGAGAAGAGGAAAAACGTGGCTCAGTGGCCACTTTGGCAAAGGCATAGATGTTCCATCACGTCGGGCCCAACGCGTGGATCGGAAAAACAAATGGAAGCCTGATTGCTAGGCCGTCTTGGACTTAGTGTTATTCAAAAACTCCATGATTTTCAAAAGTTGGTGTTGAGAAATACGTTTCCAGCGCACTGAAAGAGCCCTTCGGTCAATGCCAAAGTTGCATGCTGCGCTGCTGGAACAAAGGTGGGGGAAGGGGACGGGGCTTGTAAATGAAGTTTGGGGGGATTATTGGAAGTCATGATACATACTCAATCGCAAATGCTTATCCTCTTGGCAATCAAAGAGCATTTTTAAAATAAGCATTATTAGATGTCATACCTACTTTAATAGGCAAAAATAGAAAATGCAGGCACAAGCACTCAGGCTTCTCGCAGGAAGCGGTGCTTTCAACACTGGTGGGATAGCTATTTTATTGGGGCATCCTCGCGTTCTGTTCGTAAGTAGGTCTGTATAAAAGGCCTCACAGACCGAATGTTCACGATCGGAGCTTGATAGGGATTACCATCCATTGCAGGCGAAATCGAGATTTCTAGCATGTCCAGATTGCACAGCCAAATTTGCCTGCGTCGCATTTTGACCTCTGGCAAATTGTCGACGATGTCCGCCAAGCCGATTCCGTCGAGCATGTTGAATTTTTCGTCAACGTCATGTCTGTATGGCATGTCAGCTGGCAAAGTTTCTTGATAGCGGAACTTCAGGCAATGGGTTGGATTTGCGATTAGATCCATCGGCCATAAATCGGTGTGGTATTCAAGGCAACGATCAGGTGGATATCGACTGTAGTAGCCATCGAGAGTATTGTCGATATCAATGAAAAGAAGAGAGTCAATCATCGTAAAAAGTGCAGTATCACCAATAAAATATCGAGTGGGAATATCATTTCCATAATATTTTACATAAAAATCTGCACCAGAAAAAAACGCAGTGTCACGCTTAAGATTGACTGTAATGTCTGCTACGTTAGCCAAAGGAAGAAATGGTTCGACTGCACCAAGCAATTGTGGCACAGTCGAAATTTTCCTCGAAAAACCATGGGGTTCTCGATATCCTCCTCGTTGATTTCCAAGCTGACAAATTACCGTGTTTAGAATTTCTTCAATTTTACTGATTTTGACAATCCTTGTACCTACAACATCCTGTTCATCAAGTCGGTTCCATACTGTTTTCCCATTCTTCATGCTGAAGTCCTGAATTCCGCCGCTGCCAACCACCATACCGACCAGATGGTAACTACTTTTGCTTGAACATGAACAATCAATATGCTTTTGAAATACTGGCGAGCCAGAGTTCCCCCGATTCATATCAAGATCGGCAAAAAAGTATGGTGAGTTTTTCCAATGATCTGCTGGGTCCGAGAGTACATAGCCTTCGATATCCGCAATAGCTTGCATTCCGAAGGGGTGCCCGCCAGCGACGATTTGTGATCTATAATCAATGTCGGCAGATGTTCCCTCAAAACTTTGTGGTACTCCTCGAAATTTTTTGTTCAAATGGATGAGGGCTAGATCCAGTTCATGTGCCCCTCCAAGCTGCACCCAAGCAACCCTGCCGCCTCTCTCGTTCTTGTTTCGTATGCCAACCTTATTCCGATCGCGGCGCCTTGTAAAATTACGAATCACAAAAACCTTATCATTGGCTCTAAAGCCATGTCCAGCGGTCAGAATCCACCGATTATTCCATATTGTCCCAGAGCGCGATCCATCTTCGAGCGTCTGCTGATTCATCAAGCGCTCTTTAACATCTGGATTTTGAGACAGAATCCTTTTACATAGTTCCTTACGCTTTGCACTATACCCGCCCAGGAGTCTTCGTCTTCCAAACTGATTTCCTTTGGGAAATACTAATACCGTTGCATCCTCAACTGCCGACTTGATTGAGCTATTGCACTCCAAAGAGTCAATTCGATAGCGAGAATCCGTATGGATTGTTCCAAACAATCCATTTCTGTATTCTGGTGATCGATAATCATCATTCAAAAAGTAAAACTCCTTGGCTGAAAACAATGAGACTAAGCTCGATTGATCTTTGGGATTTAGGTCCTTCCTTGCGAATTCGTCCAGAACAAATTTAGCAAAGTAGAGATTGTAGGATGAATCGCCATTGAACAAGGAGGCTAAACTAGGTTTGCCAAATTGCTCTCTAAACCTCAATTCATATATTAGTGACAACTGACAGAATTGGCTTCGATTTAAGATAGAATCGATGCGGTCAATATTTTCACTCCTAAAGCTTTGACCCTTCATGCCAGCAGCAGCCAGAATGAAAAGAATAAAAAGCACAAAGGAGCCTCGGCAACCTTTCAAAATTTTCATAGCATCTAGGTGGTTTAACTCATTGAAGTTAGTAAATTGTCCTTATCAATGATGCCTTGTCAAGAATATTTGTCCAATGCTGCGCCATCTGCAGGTCTGGAAGCTACTTTTTGTTGCGGGGAGGGTTGCGACAACACCGAAAATAACAATTCCTACGTCCTGAATTCATTTCTGCGATGACAGAGGCCCATCCATTGGAATTGTTGATCAGATCCCTTGACCAAACCGAAAAGCGCTATTTCACGGTGTATGCGAAGCGCCATGCGATCGGTGGGAAAAACATCTATTTGACACTCTTTGAGGCTATTGCCAAGGGAGAAGCGGTTGATGGTGACAAAATCGTCCCAAAGGAACAACTCGCATCGCACAAGCATTATCTTTTTCAGATGATTCTCAAGGCGATGCGCGGCTACAACAGCGGCAAGGACGTAGAAAATGAAATGCGGGAGATTTTGTCTGACATTCATTTCCTGGAATCGAAGCGCATGTTTCCGCCTTGCCTGAAATTGATTCGCAAGGGGCAACGGTTGGGCGAATTGCATGATCGCTTCACAGAGCTGCTTTCCTTGCTCGACATAGAACGAAGGCTTGTGAAGCTCATGCAGCCGGACAAGTTGCTTCAGGAAATGGATCGCCTGGAGCACGTTCGCAAGGACATCATCGACCGCATGACCGTCCACTATGCCTACATCGAATTGTATGACCGATTGTTTGCCACCCTTCGCAAGCAACTGCGCAATGACCGGCAGACCACGGTTCAGTATATCCAAGAGCTGCTTGCGGGACCATTGCTTTCGAATCCGAACTTGCCAAGCTCCTTTCATTCCAAGAGTTACTACCTTCTAGGCAACGCCTTTTGTTACCAATTGCTTGAACAATACTCGCAATCCAAGAAGTTTCATGTCGAAAACATCGAATTGTGGGATCAAACCCACACAGGATCAAGAGTCAGCCCTACCAACACCAAAGAGCCCTGAGCAATTACCTTGGTGCCTGTCAAATGGATGACGACTTTTCGGCCTATCCTCGAATTCTCGCAATGATGAAGGATTTCGAGGGGACCACTGTGGAGGAGCGTGCCGAGCACTTCACCAATTACCACTTCTATTCCTTCAACTACCACATGAATGTATGGCAGTTTGAAGAAGCAGTGGCTTTTGCACCCGAAATTGACCTGGGTCTCCAAAAGTACGGCGCTATCATTCCCGATTCCCGCCGACTTGTCTTCATCTACAACCTCATGGTCATGTTTTTCTTCCTCAACAAACCCAAGGAATCCCTCAAATGGCTCCTGAAGCTGACGAATGGCGAAAAATCCGAGGTGCGACAAGATGCGCAGCGCGCAGCAAGACTATTCCTGCTGGTTTTGCATTACCAACTCGGCAACCTCGACCTTTATGACCATCTTTTTCCATCGGTCCAGCGTTACCTAAGTCAAAAAGGCATCAACGAATTCGAGCAAAAGTTGCTGGAATTCCTCAAGGTTCTCTACCGCACGGATGGAAGTTCATGGCCACGCCCGGCCGCGGAGGCGCTCGTGACGTCCCTCGAAGCACTCTCAAAGGCAAATTCCGACGCACACTTCCCAGGCATCCGCGAGGTGATCATCTGGTTGAAGGCGAAATCTACGGGGATGTCGATGATTGAGGTTGGGAAGATGGGCGGGTGATCTTCCACATACTAAAAGGTGATACTTCAATGCTAAGCCTGACTTGACAACAGTATCTGGCGCATAGGGCAGATGGTACGCACGGAACACGCTGCCGATGTCGCAGCCGCCTACCAACTCGCCTTGCGCGTAGACACGCTGCTCAACGAAGATATCCAATATGCCTCCTAAGTCCTTGGACTCGGCTGGTCAAAATTGAACAGCCCCTTCAGCCGCGACTATTGCAACAGCGAATACAAGATCCTAGGCCTCCTGAAAAAGCTCGCCGGATTGCTCCTCACCGTCATCGCCCTTTCGCTCGGCGCACCGTTTTGGTTTGATCTCCTCAAAAGAATCATTTCGATCAGAAGTGCGGGTGTCAATCCGGAGAAGAAGGGGAAAGCGGGGAAGTAGGGGGCCCCATTTCGTAGTCAAATGCTGCATCGGGACGGAAAAAGAAGCGCCTTGAAGTCCTCGGAATGTGATCGTGGCGGAATTATTGCCACCAGAACGCCACCTTACGTCATTGCTTGTCAATTCATTGCATAGAATAAGCAATCAAAGACACAACGCCTCGCCGGAATTTTGCTTCAAAAATGTTCATGGCGCTGAGAATGACAGTTTGTTTACTTGAATTGTAATCGCTGGGCGCTGGGAATGCGTTGTGGCTGCTCGGATTTGTAATAAATCGGAATTCACAATTTGGAGTTAAGCTCAGCAATATCAATTGTTTTGGATTCTACCAAATTTAGAATTCTGGCTTGGCTTCGAGGTTTAAAAAAGCAACATACTTCTAATATGAAATACTGTGTCACGAGAATTATAATATTTTGCACCCTTGCTTGTGGGCTCCTCACCTTACAAAACTGCGAAAAGGTATATGACCAACTAGACGAGGACGATAAATGGTCCAAAACCTATATTCCGGTGCACCAAAACGGGGTGCAAGTAGGCTTGATTGCAATGTCGCAAAGGGTGATAACAGATATGGATCGCAATTTGGACATCCAATCTAAAATTAGCTTCACGCTCCAAGACGACCAAAACAACCCAATTTGGGACGATCCCAATGTAGAAATGCTCATTCAAATATTTGATAGCAGTCCAGATTTGAGCGCAGAGATTACGCATGAAATTTTTATCCCCGTAAACAGCCGGGGAATCCAAGACACCCTTAGCATATTGCGTTCGGGGTTTTCAAGGGCATTTCAACCTGAACAAGTCAGGATTGTATTTCTCAAAAGTAGCAATGGTAGTTCCAACGGTGGCAGGTACATTGGAAATGCAGATGGCAAAAGAATAGAATTCGTCGGTGATAGTTTGGTGGACATCGAGCACCTTTTTATATGCCCCTTTAATGCAACGGTGACTGCGGATGGATTCATTGAAATCCGTTTTGTCAATTACCCATCGATTCTGGGGCTAACAGGGCGCGTCATTGACGGCACCTTTAATGGACAAATAGTCCTGCCAGAAGAAATAATCCAAGTGGAAACAACACATTTTCCGCCCGGAAGTCTCACCTCAATAGTTGCAGTATTTGATTCAGCTGGCGTAGCCGCGCTTGACGGCCTGAACCGTATTTACCTAGATTTCCAACCGCGCTAATCGAAAAGAAATGAAAATTTACATCATCAGTTTGGTCTTAATGGCCATCGCACAAATTGCCGTTGCGCAAGAAGTCCTCTTGGAAACCACGAAATTCCAGCGCAATGGAAAGGAGTTTTCCATGAGAATCTTGGAAACAGCGCTCGAAGCGCACAAGGTTGAAATTATCAGCGCTGCGGGCGACACTTCAAAATTCGATGTGGATGAATTGGAAGGCGAGGCGTTTTCAACGGATTTGGAGGCTGCAATCGATTCGCTAGATCCCCCTGCTGTTGGAGCCGTACTGGCACCCATCAAAGAGGAAAGGGTATGGAGCACTGCCGATCTGTTTGGGAAACTAAAGGATGCAATTGAAAACCAAAGTGATTTGCCGATTGCAGGTTGGCTCCGAGTTTTTGACCATAAGATCCAAGTCGGGAAAAACAGCCCGATTCCAGCTGCAAAAGCAGGTGTCGCCGCTTTACATGCGATGACCACTCAAATGGAGCAAAACAGAACAACTGAAGACAATATTCGTAACCAAATCAAATACGAAACGGGGAAATTACAGGGTTTGAAATTAGCCCTCGAAGCAACCAAGGACAGCGCCGGAACCTACCCTATCAAGGCCAAGCCCATTCGAGATTCCATCGACATTGCCACAACATTCATTGCAGATCAATCCGTCAAATTGTTACAAGTTCAAGCGACCATAGCCAAATTGGATCGCGATATCAAAATATTGGTCGAGCAAAACACCTCTGAATCCAATCTTTTGGAGCCCATTTATTTGCATACCAAAAGCATCCAAATCGAATTCAATGAAGGCATGATGGAGCACATTGTGGCTCTTATGGAATGGGTGGATGTGAATAATAGGGCTATCCCAGATTCTGCAGACATTTTGTTCACCAATTATTATCCCGTTGGATTCTCAACACCACGTAATTTCGAGCGCGGTCTGCATTTGCAAAGGCTACATTGCAAGTACAAAAGGTTTTCCATTCCGTTGGATTCCTTGATGCGTTTTCAAATCAATTCCCGGCTCAATACCCGCGATTTCAGTCCGCAAGATACAGTGATTATTTTCACCCCAGCCCTCACCGACCAAACGCTTTCCAAAGGTAAATTTGCGGACATCGTTAAAGGAGGCGCATTTTCCGACATCTTCGGTCTCCAAGAAGACGAACCCAATGGTTTGTTGCAATTCGAAATCGACAAACGGATCAACCTGTACACTTTCAGGCACAAATTCTTCCTATTCCCAAGATTTTTCAACTACTCCCTCATCCAATACATTAAGCCAATTGCCACCCTGTCCAAACTCGATGGAAAGCTAAGGACCATGCCTTCCGATTACATCCCCACAATCGTGAACAACGAGGTGAAGACCACGTTGGTCTCGCTCAACACTGATCTCCTGCGCTATGAAAATTTCAGTGCTGGCCTAGATTTAAACTTATGGCTATTAGATGCTCAGGCACACAAGTTTACGTTTTTCATAAATTTTGGTGCGCGTTTTGGCCACGTTTCCGTTGCGGACACACTCAGGGAAATTGCAAATGATACGATAGTAAATACCAAAATTCCAAATCCGTTGAGTGTAACCACATTTCGCTACTTCCCCGAGGCAATCCTTGAATTTTATCCAGATGAACGCCTAAAGCTTAGCGCCCAATACCGGTTCAGTTTGATCTACGCCCTGAATGAATCCTTGACTCAAATCCCACGCGAAGGGCATACGGATCCGACACATATCCGTGGAGAAAGGGCCCTGCACACTTTGCAGCTCGGTGCAACGTTAAAGGTCGCGCCAAGGGTTGAATTCTACGTTCGTTACCGAATTCACATGCAAAACAAGTATTACAAGACGAATTTCCAGCAAGCACAAATTGGAACATCGTTCTATATTACTAAGAAGCTAGCAACCAAATAAAGTTCGACCCCAATAAAAATACCCCCCCCCCCAGCGGGGGATGTACATTCCCAAGAAGGCCGCCCACAAGGCGGCCTTCGTCTTTCCCCTTCGCCAAGGCACGGAAAAGACCCCACAAAACAATCCGCCCCCAAATCAGTTACCCCTCCATCCGCTCCTCCATTAAATCAACACGCGGAGCGGTCAGAAAGCAATGTCTACGCAGCCTGTCGCAGAGTTACGGGGCGCTTCCAAGCGCTACAAGACCGGGGATCAGGTCATTACGGCCCTGCATCCGACGGATTTTCAGCTGTTTGCGAATCAGCTGACGTTGATCATCGGCCCTTCGGGGTCGGGCAAAACGACCTTGTTGTCCATGCTCGGCTGCGTGATTTATCCGACGGAGGGTGACGTGATGGTCGCCGGCCGGCAGGTCAATGGCCTCTCCGAAAAGAAATTGGCGGCGCTGCGACTTCAGGAAATCGGATTCGTCTTCCAAAGCTTTAACCTCATCGCCCCGCTGACCGCCGAACAAAACGTGATGCTTCCCCTTCAGCTTCAAGGCGTTCCGCATAAGGAAGCCAAGCAGCGCGTGGACGAAGCCATCGCCAAAGTCGGCATGGGCGACCGCCGCAAGCAGCTTCCCAAGGCCCTCAGCGGTGGCCAACAACAACGCGTCGCCATCGCCCGCGCCCTCGTGACCCGTCCGAAGCTCATGCTCTGCGACGAACCCACCGCGAGCCTCGACGTCGAAAGCATGAAAAAGGTGATGAAGGAACTCCGCCTCCTCAGCGAAAGCGGCATCGGCCTCGCCGTCGTCACCCACGACATGCGCCTCCGCGAATACGCCGACCGCATCATCTACGTCAACGAAGGCCGCGTTTTCGATACCCCTCCCTCACAACTCTACGATGCCCATTAGAATCATTAGCATGAAAACGATTCGACTCCTTACAGTCCTGATTTTCGCCGCGACAGTGCTATCCAGCTGCGGTGGCAAAAAGATCCCGAAGCCACATCCGACCCCAAGGCCACAAAATCCGTCACGACACCCGCCGCCGCACCCAATGAAGTCATCGGCATAGGTCGCGTCGAACCTGAAGGCGAACTCGTGCCACTTTCGAGCATCGAATCCGGGGTCGTGACCAAGGTTTATGTCAAGCAAGGCGATGTCGTCAAGGCCGGCGACCTCCTCCTCGAACTCGACCACGACGTGTTGAGTGCCCAAATCGAACAAAGTCATCGCCGCGTTTTGTCCCAAGCTTCGCGGATCAAAACCGACGAACTTTCGCTGAAGGAGGCCGAAACCCGCGCCGTGCGGCAATCACAGAACGTCACCCGCACCGAAAACCTCGTCAAGACCGGCGCCGAAACGGGGCAAACCCTTTTCGATCAGAAGACAGAATTCATGTTGCTGGACAATGCCGTAAAACGCTGGGAATCGGTTTTGGAAACGGACCGCCGGCAACTGCGCGAACTCGAAGGCGATATCATGGTGTTGATGGCGCAATTGGAGCAACGTTCGGTAAAGGCGCCGATGAATGGAACCATCCTCACGCTCAAAGCTTTACTGGGCAGTTTTGTCACGCCGCAGGTGTCATTCGCAGATTTTGCCCCCGAAGGCAAGCGGATGGTGCGCTGCGAAATCGACGAATTGTTTGCGGACAACGTGAAAATCGGGCAGAAGGCGCATATCACGGGCGTCGGCAGCGAGGAGCAGCTTGCAACGGGACAGGTGGTGTATGCCAGCGAATTTCTCAAGCGCAAAAGTCTCTTCTCGGAGAATGCCGGCGAAATGGAAGACCGCCGCGTGCGTGAAATCCGGGTTTTGCTCGACAGCGGCAGTAACCTCCTGATCAACAGCCGCGTGGAATGCCATATTCAAACCGGTTCAGCGAAATAAGCCATGCTCCGCACCGCCCTCCGTTTTATTCGTTATGACAAGGCCAAAAGCATCGGCGTCACGATCGGCATCGTCATCAGCACCTTCCTCATCGGGCAGCAGGTGGGGATTTTTACCTTTTTGACGGGGCTGATGTCGGGTCTCACCGATCACACCGATTCCGAAGTTTGGATCGTGGACAAAAAAGCCATCAACGCCAATGCCCTTGGGCAGTTGGACACACGCGTCATTGCCGAGGCGCGCAGCATCGTCGGGGTGAAACATGCCGAACCGATGGTGATTGCCCCAGCCATGGCGACCTTCGCGGATGGCACGACGGCGACCGTGGAAGTGATTGGCTCAGAAGCACCTACATTCGGAGCGGGTCCCAAACTGAGTGACATCATCGAAGGCAAACGGGAGAACCTCATGGAGGAGGCCACCGTGAGCGGCGATTATTTTGACCGGAACTTGTTTGGCGGTTCGGCAGCCGTGGGAACTGAATTCGAAATCAATGGTCGAAGGGCGGTTTTTGGAGTTCAGACGAAGAATGCGCGTGGATTTGCCGGTTCTTTTATGTTCAGCACTGCCGAAAGGGCGCGCTACTACGCAGGCTTACCCGCCAATACCATCAACGCCGTTTTGATTTACGTGACGCCCGGAGAAAAACCCGAAGCTGTACGAGACCGCATCAATGCCACGATTCCGAATTGCCGGGCGTGGCTGCGTAAAGACTTGTCAGCCAGCACGATCAATGACACCCTGAGCAATTCGGGGATCGGCATCAGCACGGGAACCCTGATCCTGTTCGCGCTGATTTCCGGCTTTTTTATCATCGGATTGACGATGTATTCTTCCGCCCTCGACCGCATCCGGGACTACGGGACGCTCAAGGCCATCGGCGCGAGCAATGGCTACGTACGCGGGCTGATTTTGACGCAAGCCGTGATCTTCGCCATCGTCGGATTTGCCATCGCATTTGCATTTTTGGAAGGATTTCGGACAGGTTCCGAAGGTTCGGGCTTGGTCTTTTTCTTCCCTTGGTACATTGTCGCCGGCATCTTCGGCGTCACCGTCCTGATCAGCGTCGGCGGCGCAGTTTTTGCCCTTCGCCGCATCACACAATTGGAACCTGCAGCCGTCTTTAGAGCATGAAAACAGCATATTTTCAGATTCGCCACGAAGACACAAAGGCACGAAGAAAAGCAAATTGTTCTTTGTGTCTTCGTGTCTTCGTGGCCTTCATTTCAGTAGTTCTATCTTCGAATGGCAGCCTGAATGCCCAATCCACACCGTTGACATTGGCGGATGCCGTGCAAAAAGGCCTGCAAAACCGGATGGAAATGCGGGCTTTTGAGCAGCGGGCGCAGATGACGGAACATGAGCTGAAGGCGAATCAATTGCGGTACATTCCGCAGGTTTCGGCGGGCGTCAACATGCAATACAATGCCATTCTTGCGACGTCGATT from the Bacteroidota bacterium genome contains:
- a CDS encoding trypsin-like peptidase domain-containing protein, translating into MKILKGCRGSFVLFILFILAAAGMKGQSFRSENIDRIDSILNRSQFCQLSLIYELRFREQFGKPSLASLFNGDSSYNLYFAKFVLDEFARKDLNPKDQSSLVSLFSAKEFYFLNDDYRSPEYRNGLFGTIHTDSRYRIDSLECNSSIKSAVEDATVLVFPKGNQFGRRRLLGGYSAKRKELCKRILSQNPDVKERLMNQQTLEDGSRSGTIWNNRWILTAGHGFRANDKVFVIRNFTRRRDRNKVGIRNKNERGGRVAWVQLGGAHELDLALIHLNKKFRGVPQSFEGTSADIDYRSQIVAGGHPFGMQAIADIEGYVLSDPADHWKNSPYFFADLDMNRGNSGSPVFQKHIDCSCSSKSSYHLVGMVVGSGGIQDFSMKNGKTVWNRLDEQDVVGTRIVKISKIEEILNTVICQLGNQRGGYREPHGFSRKISTVPQLLGAVEPFLPLANVADITVNLKRDTAFFSGADFYVKYYGNDIPTRYFIGDTALFTMIDSLLFIDIDNTLDGYYSRYPPDRCLEYHTDLWPMDLIANPTHCLKFRYQETLPADMPYRHDVDEKFNMLDGIGLADIVDNLPEVKMRRRQIWLCNLDMLEISISPAMDGNPYQAPIVNIRSVRPFIQTYLRTEREDAPIK
- a CDS encoding biotin/lipoyl-binding protein; protein product: MTKVYVKQGDVVKAGDLLLELDHDVLSAQIEQSHRRVLSQASRIKTDELSLKEAETRAVRQSQNVTRTENLVKTGAETGQTLFDQKTEFMLLDNAVKRWESVLETDRRQLRELEGDIMVLMAQLEQRSVKAPMNGTILTLKALLGSFVTPQVSFADFAPEGKRMVRCEIDELFADNVKIGQKAHITGVGSEEQLATGQVVYASEFLKRKSLFSENAGEMEDRRVREIRVLLDSGSNLLINSRVECHIQTGSAK
- a CDS encoding FtsX-like permease family protein; this translates as MLRTALRFIRYDKAKSIGVTIGIVISTFLIGQQVGIFTFLTGLMSGLTDHTDSEVWIVDKKAINANALGQLDTRVIAEARSIVGVKHAEPMVIAPAMATFADGTTATVEVIGSEAPTFGAGPKLSDIIEGKRENLMEEATVSGDYFDRNLFGGSAAVGTEFEINGRRAVFGVQTKNARGFAGSFMFSTAERARYYAGLPANTINAVLIYVTPGEKPEAVRDRINATIPNCRAWLRKDLSASTINDTLSNSGIGISTGTLILFALISGFFIIGLTMYSSALDRIRDYGTLKAIGASNGYVRGLILTQAVIFAIVGFAIAFAFLEGFRTGSEGSGLVFFFPWYIVAGIFGVTVLISVGGAVFALRRITQLEPAAVFRA
- a CDS encoding ABC transporter ATP-binding protein, whose translation is MSTQPVAELRGASKRYKTGDQVITALHPTDFQLFANQLTLIIGPSGSGKTTLLSMLGCVIYPTEGDVMVAGRQVNGLSEKKLAALRLQEIGFVFQSFNLIAPLTAEQNVMLPLQLQGVPHKEAKQRVDEAIAKVGMGDRRKQLPKALSGGQQQRVAIARALVTRPKLMLCDEPTASLDVESMKKVMKELRLLSESGIGLAVVTHDMRLREYADRIIYVNEGRVFDTPPSQLYDAH